The region TTCTGATAAAAGGTCAATAGTATTTTGAACTAAAGCTTTTAATTCGACTTCTGTAGGATTAAAAGATATCGTTCCATTTTGAGTGCGCGACCATTCTAAAAGGTTTTCAATCAAATTATACAGGTTTTTAATGCTTTTATAAATCAATTGTATAAACCGAGTCTTTTTTTCCTCTTCAATAGTTTCCGGGTATAGAGCTATTATCTCCGTTAGACCTAAAAGACTATTAAACGGACCACGTAAATCATGAGCTAATATGGAGAAAAACTGATCCTTAGCAGCATTACTTTTACGCAAGCTAAGCTCAGATATTTTTAATGAATCTTCTAAAGCCCTTAAGTCTGTAACATCTTGAATAACAGATTCCACGAAAGGATTACCTTCGTTATCAATGTGTTTTTTACTGCTAAATTTAACTAATAATGGCTTTTCGTTTGTGTTTTTCCACAAAGTTTCACCCTCAATTCTATTAGACTTTTCTGAACTTAAATTATCTATAATCGTTTTGCGTTCCTCGGGCTTAACGTAAAAATCTTTAATATTATGAGTTTGTAATTCCTCCAAACTCTTACAATTTAGTAAATCTAAAAGCTTAGTGTTAGCTAATATAATTCTACCATCAAGTGTAGTTGTGATTATTCCTATATCAATTGTATTATAAATATGTTTATATCTCTCTTCACTTTCTGCCAATGCACCATGTTGGCTTTCTATGGTTATATTTTTAAAATAGATTACATAAAATAATATAGTAATTATCAATACTAATAAGCTTCCGACAATTATAAGCGTAATAAAACTATTTATATATCTGTTGGAATAATTATCTGATGTATAAGATATTATATAGGCTACGTATTCCTTTTTAATATTAATAATGGGAATAAACGAAATCACATACTTACTTTTTTTAAGATTAACAAAAACAGAAAATGCCTGACTTTCGTTGAGTTTGTTTTGATATTTTTTCTTAATTATTCGGTCTAATTTTTCAAGTGTTTCTTTCGTGAAATTTTCATCTGTATTATCATAATGCAAAAACTTTTTTTCTTCAACCCAATTATCGGAGAGCGCGCTTTTAACATAATTACTTTTCTCATCGTCAAACACGTT is a window of Bacteroidales bacterium DNA encoding:
- a CDS encoding PAS domain S-box protein, translating into MWLFILAFFVGESLLILVGSINFKSKRNHILEDYTIQLKTSYESIFNTYELASDIVFEQIINKPEVLSLYSRAYKSNEKRQAEIRDSLYQVLNPVYLGLKTNAIKYLHFHLPDNRSFLRFHRPEKFGDDLTDVRESVRIANAKKISVQGFENGKIYNGFRFVYPLSYKGKHIGTVETSISFGAVNDMLYKQANNVYAFILKKSVLDKNVFDDEKSNYVKSALSDNWVEEKKFLHYDNTDENFTKETLEKLDRIIKKKYQNKLNESQAFSVFVNLKKSKYVISFIPIINIKKEYVAYIISYTSDNYSNRYINSFITLIIVGSLLVLIITILFYVIYFKNITIESQHGALAESEERYKHIYNTIDIGIITTTLDGRIILANTKLLDLLNCKSLEELQTHNIKDFYVKPEERKTIIDNLSSEKSNRIEGETLWKNTNEKPLLVKFSSKKHIDNEGNPFVESVIQDVTDLRALEDSLKISELSLRKSNAAKDQFFSILAHDLRGPFNSLLGLTEIIALYPETIEEEKKTRFIQLIYKSIKNLYNLIENLLEWSRTQNGTISFNPTEVELKALVQNTIDLLSEVVSSKKIDILVNINSDIKLLADENMLKTIIRNLISNSVKFTHKNGLIKIYLGKTISKNDKDFIEIIVEDNGIGIDENDIDKLFKIESDFTNAGTEGEKGSGLGLVLVNEFVKKHEGSIKIESKKEVGTKVIFTFPILS